CGCGGCCGCCAGCCTGCTGCTGCAGCTCGATCTGTTGCCCGACCCCCGGCTCTACGGCAAGGGCGTCGGCCTCAGCGCCCTGAGCGAGCAGGTCAACCAGGCCGTCGGTCTCGCCGTCGGCGGCGGGCTCGTCGCCCTCGTCGGGGCCGAGGCCGGGCTCGTCTTCGACGCCGTCACCTTCGTCGTGGCCGCCGTCGTCGTGCTCACCGTGGTGCCGCTTCGCCCCGTGGCGCGGGAGGCGACCCGTGGCCTCGGCAACTACCTGCGCGACATCGGCTCGGCCGCCCGCGACCTCACCCGGCACCCCCTGCTGGCCCGCTTCGTCGCCCTGAGCGCGGTGGCCTCGCTCGGCATCGCCGCCCCGGAGGCCCTCGCCATCCCGCTCGCCGGCAGCTCACCGTGGGGCGGTGTGCTCATGGCCGCCCCGATCGCCGGCGCGGCGGTCGGCATCCTGCTCATCAGCGCCCGTCCGGTCGTGTGGCAGAACCGCTCGATCCTGCCGGCCGCGCTCGCCATGCCGCTGCCCCTGCTCGTGCTCGTGCTGCGGCCGCCGCTCGTCGTCGTCGGCGTGGTCTTCGTCGTCAGCGGGATGCTGCAGGCGTTCATGGTGCCGCTGCAGGCCACCTTCGCCCTCGCCATCGAGCCCGCGCTGCGCGGCCGGATCTTCAGCCTCGCCGGGTCGGTCGCGGTCGCCTCGGCCGGTCTGTCGTACCTGCTCGCCGGCTGGATCGGCACCCGCACCAACCCCTACACCGGCGTCTCGGTCAGCGCGGCGATCTGCCTCGTCGCCATCGTGCTGCTCGCCCTGTCGTGGCCGCACCGACAGGTGCAGGCGGCCGTCGACTCGGCCTACGCGAGCACCGACGGCGGCACCACCGCCCGCCCCGCCGCCTGACCCCGCCCACGACCCGTCGAGAGGGCGCGTAGCACCCGTCGAGAGGGCAGACAGAGGCCGTCGAGAGGTCCGCCCGGGCCGCAGGTCAGGCGGGCGTGACCCGCTGCCCGTGACGGCGCGCGCGCAGGTCGAGCGCACTGGCGAGAAGGGCGACGGCGACGAGGCCGGCAGCGACCCGCAGCGCCCAGACGGCACCGCTCGCACCGGCATCCTCGGCGAAGGCGAAGTAGACGGCACCGACGAGCGCGATGCCCGCCGCGGTGCCGATGCGCTGGCCGGTCTGCAGCAGCCCACCCGCGGTGCCGGCCCGCTCGACCGGCACGTCGGCGAGCGTGAGCGTGACGTTGGGGGAGATGACGACGCCGCTACCGAGGCCCGCGACGAGCAGCGGCAGCGCGAGGGCCCAGCCCGTGGCCCCGCCCTCGACGCGCGGCAGCACGAGGTCGACGGCGATGAGGCCCACGAGCACCGTCGTGAGGCCGGCCGTCACGAGCACGCGGCCGTAGCGGTTGACGAGCGAGCCACCCGCGGCCGCGGCGACGGCCGAGCCCGCGGCGAACGGGGTGACGGCGAGGCCCGCGACGAGGGGGGTGTAGCCGAGGCGCTCCTGGAAGTAGATCGTGAGGACGAAGAAGATCCCGGTGAAGCCGGCGAAGTAGATGAGCCCGACGGCGGCGCCCGAGCTGTAGCCGGGGACCTGAAAGAGGTGCAGGTCGACGAGGGGGCTGTGGCCGCGGGCGGTGTACCGGCGCTCCCACAGCAGGAAGGCGGCGGCGAAGGCGACGCCGACGAGGGCCACCCACCACGGGATCCCGGATGCCGTGCCGCGCCCGGTCTCGACGAGGGGGAGCAGCAGCGCGGTGACCGCGATGCCGAGCAGGACGACCCCGACGGGGTCGAGGTCCAGCCGACCCGCGCGACGGGCCGGGGGGTCGGGCAGCCAGAGACGTGCGAGCACGACGGCGCCGACGGCGACCGGCAGGTTGACGAAGAAGATCCAGCGCCAGCCCGCCTCGGCACCGAGGACGCTGATGATCGTGCCGCCGACGATGGGGCCGACCGCGGTCGAGATGCCGATGGTCGCGCCGAGCATGCCGAAGGCGCGGCCGCGCTCCTTGCCGCGGAACATCTCCTGGATGAGGCCGGAGACCTGCGGGTTGAGGATGCCGCCCGCCGCGCCCTGCACGAGGCGCGCCACGATGAGCATGGCGCTGCTCGTGGCCAGACCGCAGGCCAGGCTGGCGACGCCGAAGAGGACGACGCCGGTGATGAAGACCGTGCGGCGGCCGATGGCGTCGCCGATGCGTCCGCTGCCGACCAGGGTGAGACCGAAGGTGAGGGCGTAGCCGGACACGACCCACTGCAGGTCGCTCGGGCTGGCGCCGATGCCCTGCTGGATCGAGGGGAGCGCGACGTTGACGATGCTGACGTCGAGCAGCGTCATGAAACCGGCGACGAGACAGACCGCGAGGGCCTTCCAGCGGCGGGGGTCGGGCTGCTCCGTCTGCCGGGAGGCGTCGCCCCGGTCAGGGCTCTCGGAGTGGTCGGGGTCCCGCTGCTCGGTCGGCGCGGGCGGGTTGGAGTCGGTCACACCCCAGTCTGTACCCGCTCCGGCCTCGGCGGCCGGGCTCCGTGCACGGGCGAGCTCACCGGCATCCGACCCCTCACGGACCCCCCGACAGCACGAGGACCGCGCCCCTCCCCGGGACGCGGTCCTCGTGACCACCGACGGTGACCAGGTGTGCTCAGATGTCACGGAGCTGATGTCGACATCAGACTCCGCTTCGCTCCGTCAGATGTCGAAGTACATCTCGAACTCGTGCGGGTGCGGGCGGAAGCGGATCGGGTCGACCTCGTTCTTGCGCTTGTAGTCGATCCACGTCGCGATGAGGTCCTCGGTAAAGACGTCACCCTCGAGCAGGTACTCGTGGTCGGCCTCGAGGGCGTCGAGCACGGCCGGCAGCGAGCCGGGCACCTGCTGGATGGCCTCGTGCTCCTCGGGCGGGAGCTCGTAGAGGTCCTTGTCGACCGGCTCCGGGGGCTCGATGCGGTTCTTGATGCCGTCGAGACCGGCCATGAGCTGCGCCGCGAAGCACAGGTACGGGTTGGCCGACGGGTCGGGCACGCGGAACTCGATGCGCTTGGCCTTCGGCGAGGTGCCCGTGATCGGGATGCGCACGCAGGCCGAGCGGTTGCGGGCGGAGTAGACGAGGTTGACCGGCGCCTCGTAGCCGGGCACCAGGCGGTGGTAGCTGTTCACCGTCGGGTTGGTGAAGGCGAGCAGCGACGGGGCGTGCTTGAGCAGGCCACCGATGTACCAGCGCGCGAGGTCGGACAGGCCGCCGTAGCCGCGCTCGTCGTAGAAGAGGGGCTCGCCGTCCTTCCAGAGGGACTGGTGCGTGTGCATGCCGGAGCCGTTGTCGCCGAAGAGCGGCTTGGGCATGAACGTCGCGGTGTGACCCTGGGCCCACGCCGAGTTCTTGACGACGTACTTGAACTTCATGAGGTCGTCGCCCGAGTGCAGCAGCGTGTTGAAGCGGTAGTTGATCTCCATCTGGCCGGCGGTGCCGACCTCGTGGTGGCTGCGCTCGACGTTGAGACCGACCTCCTTGAGCTCGAGGCAGATCTTGTCGCGGAAGTCGGCGAAGTGGTCGACCGGCGAGACGGGGAAGTAGCCACCCTTGTAGCGGGTCTTGTAGCCCTTGTTGCCGCCCTCCTCCTCACGACCGGTGTTCCACGCGGCCTCGATGGAGTCGAGGTAGTAGTAGGAGGCGTTCGACTTCGTCTCGAAGCGGACGTCGTCGAAGACGTAGAACTCGGCCTCGGCACCGAAGTAGGCGGTGTCGGCGATGCCGGTCGACTTGAGGTACTCCTCCGCCTTGCTCGCGATGTTGCGCGGGTCGCGGCTGTACCGCTCGTCGGTGAAGGGGTCGAGGATCGAGAAGTTCATGACGAGCGTCTTCTCGGTGCGGTACGGGTCGATGAACGCCGTCGCGGGGTCGGGCACGAGCTTCATGTCCGACTCGTGGATCGCCTGGAAGCCGCGGATCGAGCTGCCGTCGAACATCTGGCCGACCGAGAAGAAGTCCTCGTCGACCGACTCAGCCGGCACGTTGAAGTGCTGCATGACACCGGGCAGGTCACAGAACCGAATGTCGACGAACTTGACGTCCTCGTCCTTGATGTACGAGAGGACCTCATCGGCTGAGCTGAACATCCAACCTCCTATGTGGGATCGGGGCCGGGCCGCCCTCGAGCACGTCGAAAAGCGGACCACGACCCCGTGTTGTCGGTCCCGACCCTACGCAGGTGCCATTACTCGGCCGTGACCCCCATGTTTCGCCGGTGTTAACCCGGAGGGGCCGCGGCGGAGGTGAGACGCCTCACGCCGGCCCGGATGCCGGGTCGCCGGGTTACGTCGTCGGCCCGGTCGCGTGGTTGGCTGGGACCGTGGTCGACCGCAGAGACTTCGGAAGCTGGCTCGAGGGCCCCCGGGCGAGGACGACGCCCGGCAGGTGGCCGGGGGAGCAGCTCGGGTTGCCCGAACGGGGGCCGGGGTCGATCGCCGGGTTCGGCATCCGGCTCGTGGCCGTGCTCATCGACTGGGTCGTGGCCCTGTTCATCGCGAGCGGCCTGTTTCGGGTGCCGCTGCCGTTCACGGCGCAGCACACCTCGGGGGCCGACTCCTTCATCACGCTCGGGGTGTTCGGAGTCATCACCCTGCTGCTCGTCGGCACGCTCGGCTTCACCATCGGCCACCGCGTCATGGGGCTCCAGGTCCGGTCGCTCTCGGGGACCGGGCGCGTCATGCCGCTGCAGGCCCTGGCCCGCACGGTGCTGCTGTGCATCTTCGTCCCGGCCGTCATCTGGGACCGCGACGGCCGCGGACTGCACGACAAGATCCCCAACACCGTCATCGTCCGCACCCGCTGACCTGACGGTCCCGCGTTTGTGGTGGGGCCGTGGAGGATTTGCGTCGTCCTGACGGTGACGATCCTCCACGGGGGTGCCGACGGGGAGTGGCCTCTCGACGGGGAGGGTCAGCGGCCGCGGAGGGCCTTGCGGTCCATGCGAGCACGGCTGGGGTCGACGCCTCCGGGCAGCGGGGCGCGCATGCCGCCGAGCGCCTTGAGCCGCTTGTTGACGAGGGACATCTCGTCCTTCGTGATCTTCGGCTTCAGCCGCTGCACCTTGCTCGACAGCTTCTGCAGGGGCACCTCGCCCTCGCCGTCGCCGACGCGCATGACGGTGACGGGCACGCCGGGGGCGACGCGCTCGACGCGCTTCTTCTCGGCAGCGAGCAGCTTCTGCACGCGACCGGTGGGCCCCTCGCCGACGAGGACGACGCCGGGCCGACCGAGCGCGCGGTAGACCATGGCCGCCGAGGCGATGTCACCCGGGCGCGCCACGTCGGCGGCCACGGGCTCGCGGTCGGTGTACCAGCCGCGGCGGATCGAGGTCAGCGCCGCACCGGCGGCACCGGCCTGACCGTTGATCTGGGTGTACGCCGCCCGCTCGGCCCGGCGGCTCAGCGTGATCGTCGCGGCGAGGATGCCGAAGAGCACGCCGAAGATGCCGAAGATCCAGGGCAGGCTGACGAGGAAGCCGATGAGCAGCAGCACGCCGAAGGTGACGAGGAACGCCAGGAGCATGTACCACCCGATGAGGGGGTCGACCTGCTTCGAGACCGTGAAGACCTGACGGATCTGCGCGATGCGCCCGGTCTTCTGCTCGGCGGGCGCGGTGGCCTCGCCGTCCTTCTTTCGGGCGAACGGGTTGCGTGGCATGCGGATCAGGATACGGCGGCGGCTGTGCGGGCCACCAACGACGCCGCCTCCTGGCGGGCGGGCGACTCGGCGGCCTGGGCGAGGTGGGCCAGGTGCTCGGGGATCGGGCGACCCCACTTGCCCATCGCGGTCGCCCACAGCCGACCGGCACGGTACGACGAGCGCACGAGCGGGCCGGCCATGACGCCCTTGAACCCGAGGTTCTCGGCGACGTCGGACCAGTGGACGAACTCCTCCGGCTTGACCCACCGGTCGATGGGGTGGTGCAGCTTCGAGGGGCGCAGGTACTGCGTGATCGTGAGGATGTCGCACCCGGCCTGGTGGAGGTCGCCGATGGCCTCCTCGATCTCGGCGTCGGTCTCGCCCATGCCGAGGATGAGGTTGCTCTTCGTGACGAGCTCGGCCTCGCGGGCCATGGTGAGCACCCGCAGCGACTTCTCGTACGTGAAGGCCGGGCGGATGCGCTTGAAGATGCGCGGCACCGTCTCGAGGTTGTGCGCGAACACCTCGGGGCGGGCGTCGAAGACCTGGCTCACGAGCTCGGGCACCGCACCGAAGTCGGGCGGCAGGATCTCGACCCCGGTGTTGGGGTTGAGCAGGTGGATCTGGCGGATCGTCTCGGCGTAGAGGCCGGCGGCGCCGTCGGGCTGGTCGTCGCGGGCCACGCCCGTGACGGTCGAGTAGCGCAGGCCCATGCGGGCGACCGACTCGGCCACGCGGCGCGGCTCGTCGAGGTCGAGGGCCTGGGGGCGACCGGTCGCGATGTCGCAGAAGTCGCAGCGCCGGGTGCACGTGTCACCGCCGATGAGGAAGGTGGCCTCGCGGTCCTCCCAGCACTCGAAGATGTTGGGGCAGCCGGCCTCCTGGCACACCGTGTGCAGGCCTTCGCTCTTGACCATCGAGTGCAGGGCCGTGAACTCCGGGCCCATCTTGGCCGTGGTGCGGATCCACTCCGGCTTGCGCTCGATCGGCGTCTCGGCGTTGCGCGCCTCGACGCGCAGCAGGCGGCGGCCGTCGGGGGCGACAGTCACGAGATGGCTCCTTCGTCGGTGTTCTCGGCTGCGGCCGAGTTTACGCCGCACCACCGACACCGACCGCATCGCGCCCGCGTGAGGGCGTCACCGGGCCCCCGACGGATGCCGCTCAGCCGACGTCGCGACGCCGGAAGACGAGCAGGGCCGCGACCACCCCGACGACCGCGACGGCGAGCAGGTACACCCAGCTGTGGGTGAAGCTGTGCGTCAGAGTCGTGTACTGACAGCTGTTCGGACCGCAGACCTGCGCGTTGTACATTGCGCCGTTCTCGAGGAAGGCGTCGATGTTGACGCGGAGGAACCACGGCTGCAGCCGTCCCCCGAACATGCCCGGGGCGACGAAGCTCTCGATCACCACGACGTAGGCGAGGACGACGCCGACGACGGCGGCCGTGCTGCGCGTGATGAACCCGAGCACTGCACCCCCGAGGCCGCCCAGCGCCACCGCAGCGAGCACCCGGAGCAGCACGAGCGACAGAGGCTGACCGTCGCCGGGTGGGGCCGGGGGCAGATCAAGGGTCTCCCCGGGCCGGTTGACGGTCGTGACCCCGACCACCCCCAGCACGGTCAACCCGATCCCGGCGAGGGCGACCGCCGCACCGGCCAGCGTCGCCGCGGCGAGCTTGGTCGATGCCACCCGGAGCCTGCGAGGCTGGAACGTCAGCCAGTTCCCCATGGCACCGGTGGTGAGCTCCGCTGCGACGAAGCTCGCCGCAAGCAGGAAGGCGAGGAACCCCAGCACGTAGGCGAGTGCCTGCGCCGTCTTCCTGACCAGCGACTCTCGGTCCGGCTCGACGACGCCGAAGTCGGCCAGCGTCGCGGTCGTCGAGTCGTCGCACGCGAACTCGATGTTCGGGTCGTTCTGGCGTGCCTGGGCCTCCTGCGCGCGGCACTCCGCGAGCTGCTGGGCACGCTGGGCCGGCGTCAGCGCCGCTTCCTGGGACTGCATGTCGCGGAGGTAGGCGTTGTAGCTGTCGATCTGGGCCGCGACGTTCGACGGCTTCGTCTCGCCGTAGATCTGCAGCATGGAGAGCCCGACGAAGGCGACAATGGCGAGCAGGACGACCTTCGTCAGCCGCCGCCACCACAGCCGCCGCAGCTCGACGCCCACGAGCCCCACCCAGGTCGTGCCGCGCGGGCGCGTCTCGGCCCGCGGGCGGACCTCCGTCGCCACGTCGTCGCTCATGCCGCCCCCTCGACCCGGCCACCCGGCATCCGGCCACCTGCGGCCCGGTCGGCCTCACCGCCGAGACCCTCGCCCGCCGTCAGGGCGAGGAACGCCGACTCGAGGTCGGCCCGCACCGGCACGAGGGAGCTGACGTAGAGACCGCCGCCGGCGAGCACGCGCGTGACCCGGGAGGGGTCGTCGACGGCGACGACGAGCTCGTCGCCCTCGGTCTGCACGGCGAGGCCGTCGGCCTCGAGCAGCTGCCGGGCCCGGTCGTGGTCGCGCACGCCGACGCGCACCCGCGGCGTGCCCGAGCCGCCGAGGATGTCGGCCACCGTGCCCTCCGCGAGCAGCCGACCGTGCCCGATGATCGACACCGTGTCGGCCACCTGCTCGACCTCGGCGAGGATGTGCGAGCTGACGATCACCGTCTTGCCCTCGGCACCGAGGGAGCGCATCGTGTCGCGCACCTCGCGGATGCCGGCGGGGTCGAGGCCGTTGGTCGGCTCGTCGAAGACGAGCAGGTCGGGGTCCTTGAGCAGCGTCGCCGCGATGGCGAGCCGTTGCTTCATGCCGAGCGAGAAGCCGGCGTAGCGGTCACCGGCACGGTCGGACAGGCGGGTGGCCTCGAGCACCTCGTCGACCCGTCCGGCGGGGACGCCGATGGCCGCCGCGAGCAGGCGCAGGTTCTGGCCGGCCGAGAACGTCGGGAAGAACTTCGGCGCCTCGACGATGGCGCCGACGCGGTCGATGACCGCCGGCAGCTCACGCGGCACCGCGCGGCCGAACACCTCGATGGTGCCGGAGTCGGGCCGGGCCAGCCCGAGCAGCATGCGGATCGTCGTCGTCTTGCCCGACCCGTTGGGCCCGAGGAAGCCGTGGACCCCTCCGTGCGGCACGGTGAGGCTGAGCCCCTCGACGGCGGCCCGTCGCCCGCCGCGACCCAGGTAGGTCTTGCGGAGGTCGACGGTGCGGACGGCGACGTCCATGAGAGCCCCTGACGCTCGGCGGTGGCCCGTCGCCACGCAGGTCGACACGGGGTCGACGCGGGGTGGCGGGTCGGTCGGTGGCGTCACCCTAGGGCGCGCTCAGCCCGTGGGCACCTCGGCGCGCCGGTTGGGCCGCAGCGTCGGCAGGATGTCGGCGAGGTGCTTCTCGACATGGGGGAGCACCTCGGTGACCGGCACGTCGCGGCCGAGCTCGAACGAGAGCGAGGTGACCCCCGCGCCGACGATGCCGCAGGGGATGATGACCTCGCCCCACGACAGGTCCGGGTCGCAGTTGAGGGCGAAGCCGTGCATCGCGACCTGACGGCTCACCCGGATGCCGATGGCGCCGATCTTGCGCCTCGGCCCGCGGTCGTCGGCCGCGACCCACGTGCCGCTCTCGCCCGCGACCCGGCCGGCCTCGACGCCGAAGTCGGCGCAGACCCGGATCATCATCTCCTCGAGGTGGCGCACGTAGCCGACGACGTCGATCGGGGCGGGCAGCCGCACGATGGGGTAGCCGGTGATCTGGCCGGGACCGTGCCACGTGATCTTGCCGCCGCGGTCGACGTCGATGACGGGGGTGCCGTCGTTCGGGCGCTCCTGCGGCTCGGTGCGCTTGCCCGCCGTGTAGACCGGCGCGTGCTCGAGCAGGTAGACGGTGTCGGGCTGCTCGCCCGAGACGACCTTGGCGTGCGTGTCGCGCTGCACCTGCCAGGCCTGCTCGTAGTCGACGTAGTCGGGGGCGAGACCGAGGTGCACGAAACGCATGCGGTCAGGGTACGCCGGGCCACGCGGCATCCGGTCGGCCCGGCGACGTGGTTGGCTGGCCGGATGCCGGTCAGCCCCGTGAGCACGTCCCGTCCCCTCCGCGTCGGCCTCGTCGGCTACGGCTCGGCCGGCCGCGGCATCCACGCCGCCCTGCTCGTGCGCGCCGGGCTGCACGTGGCGGTAGTGGCGACCGCGAACCCCGAGCGGGTGGCCCAGGTCGGTGACGAGCACCCCGACGCGCAGGTGGTGCCCGACCTCGAGGCCCTGCTCGGGGTCGACGGCCTCGACCTCGTCGTGCTTGCGTCGCCGAGCGGCGCGCACGCGGGGCAGGCCGAGCGGGTGGTGGAGGCCGGGCTGCCGCTCGTCGTCGACAAGCCGCTCGCGACCGACGCGTCGGCGGCGCTCGAGGTGGTCGACGCCGCCCGCCGGGCCGGCGTGCCGCTGACGGTGTTCATGAACCGGCGCTTCGACCCCGAGCACGCCGCGCTCGTGCGGGTGCGCGACGAGGGCCTGGTCGGCGAGATCTGGAGGGCGGAGCACCGCTGGGACCGCTGGCGTCCGGTACCGAAGCAGCGGTGGCGCGAACAGGTGCCGGCGACCGAGGGCGGCGGGCTGCTGCTCGACCTGCAGAGCCACCTCGTCGACCAGGCGGTCGTGCTGCACGGCCGGGTGCTCACCGTCTACGCCGAGCTCGAGGTGCGCACGACCGTCGCGGAGGACGACACCTTCCTCGCCTGCCGGCACGAGTCGGGCGTCGTCACCCACCTCATGGCCAGTGCTGTCAACGGGGCGCCGGGGCCGCGCTCGCGGGTGGCGGGGTCGGCGGGCGCCTTCGTCATCGGTCGCCAGCACGACGACGTGGGGTCGTTCCGCGAGTTCGAGAACGAGGGCGAGCACGTCGGCTGGGTCGTGCGCGGCGACGATCGGCAACCGGGCCCGGTCGTCACTGGCGCCGACCAGGCCGACTACTACCGTGCCGTGGCCGCCGCGCTGTCCTCCGACGACCCTCAGGGCCGGATGCCGGTCGACCCCCGCGACGCCGTGCACGTCATGGCCGTGATCGACGCCGCCCGCACGAGCGCGCGGGCCGGGCGCGTCGTCGACGTCATGACGCCGGGCGAGGCGCCCTGAGGCCGGTCACCTCGGTTCGTCGGTGACTTGCCGCCAGGTGCCGCGACGGCCGACGCCTCGTCGTCGGCGGGCCTGTGGATGACGCCGGCGGCGGCTCGCAGCGTTCTGTGACGATCGGTGGGTGACCACCGCACCCCACGAGACGCCGACGCGACCGGCCCGGCCGAGGCCGCCGCACGTGCCCGGCCACCGGCTGCTGCATGTCGTCGGCACGGGGGCGAGCAGCACCGTCTGGGCGGGGGAGGACGCCGCCGGCCACCCGGTCGCGGTCAAGGTGCCCCACGACGTCCCGGCGGTGGCACCCGACGAGGCGCTCGAGCGGCACGTGCTCATGGCGGTGCGGCACGACCACCTCGTGCGCCTGCGTGACGTCGTCGTCCTCGCCGACGGGCGGGTGGCGCTCGTCTTCGACCTGCACCGGGGGGCCCGCCTCGACTCCCTCGTCGGCCGTCGCGGTCACCTGCGCCCGGGGGAGGTCGTCACGGTGCTCACCCCCGTCGCGCAGGCGGTGGACGCGCTGCACGCGGCCGGCGGGGTGCACGGTGACGTGTCCGCCCCGAACGTCATGGTGGGTCCGACCGGCCGGCCCACCCTGCTCGACCTGGGCGCGGCCCGCCTCGTCGGTGGCGGCCCGGGCGAGATCGTCGGCACGCCGGGGTTCACCGCCCCCGAGGTGCGTCGCGGTGAGGCGCCCGGGCCCCGCAGCGACGTCTACTCGCTCGGGGCGATCGCCTGGTTCTGCGTCACCGGCAACGGCGCCCCCGACCCGGTGGGCCGCCTCGACCCAGCTGTCGTCGAAAGCCACGTCGGGCCCGAGCTCGCCGGTCTCGTCGCCGCCTGCATCGACCCCGACCCGACGCGACGCCCGTCGGCGGCCGAGCTCGCGCGGCTCGTGTTCGACTGCGCCGCGGCCGAACCCGTGGAGGTGGTACTCGGCGACGACGACGACGCGTCGGCGCTGACCCACCGCATCCGGGCCCACGCCGCGCAGGACCCGCCGCCGGCGCCCGCCGGCCCGCGGCGGGGACGGCTCGGCCGCCTCGGCTCTGCTTTCGGCTCGGCCCCCGGGCGTCTGGGGTCGGCCGTCGGTCGGCGGGTGCTCGGGCGCACGGGTCGGTCGCGCTTTCACGGGCGGCCCCTTGTCGCGCGCGTCGCCCTCGTCGCTGCGGCGGTGGTGCTGCTCCTGGCCGTCGGCGTCGGGCTCCAGCGGGTGCTCACGGCCGACGCGCGCCCCACCGGGGCGACGGAAGGGGAGGCCCGCCCGTCTCCACCTCCGAGCCGGGCGCCCGGAGGTGCGACCAGCCCGTCGACCGGCCCCGACGCGACGGCGCCGCAGGCGGGCACGAGGTCCGGTGACGCCCTGCTCACGGACGCCACCGGACCG
This is a stretch of genomic DNA from Terracoccus luteus. It encodes these proteins:
- a CDS encoding MFS transporter, translated to MATNRGDSAQPGFGEVLRQPHYLPVFLATALSLWGDYVARITLAAVVFERTRSPLATATTLAVSLVPSVFGRSLFGPLVDRFAYKWVLLWSQVLRALCVGLLLVLVVTVAPLWTLLGTLLVLEMIGGASAAASLLLQLDLLPDPRLYGKGVGLSALSEQVNQAVGLAVGGGLVALVGAEAGLVFDAVTFVVAAVVVLTVVPLRPVAREATRGLGNYLRDIGSAARDLTRHPLLARFVALSAVASLGIAAPEALAIPLAGSSPWGGVLMAAPIAGAAVGILLISARPVVWQNRSILPAALAMPLPLLVLVLRPPLVVVGVVFVVSGMLQAFMVPLQATFALAIEPALRGRIFSLAGSVAVASAGLSYLLAGWIGTRTNPYTGVSVSAAICLVAIVLLALSWPHRQVQAAVDSAYASTDGGTTARPAA
- a CDS encoding MFS transporter — its product is MTDSNPPAPTEQRDPDHSESPDRGDASRQTEQPDPRRWKALAVCLVAGFMTLLDVSIVNVALPSIQQGIGASPSDLQWVVSGYALTFGLTLVGSGRIGDAIGRRTVFITGVVLFGVASLACGLATSSAMLIVARLVQGAAGGILNPQVSGLIQEMFRGKERGRAFGMLGATIGISTAVGPIVGGTIISVLGAEAGWRWIFFVNLPVAVGAVVLARLWLPDPPARRAGRLDLDPVGVVLLGIAVTALLLPLVETGRGTASGIPWWVALVGVAFAAAFLLWERRYTARGHSPLVDLHLFQVPGYSSGAAVGLIYFAGFTGIFFVLTIYFQERLGYTPLVAGLAVTPFAAGSAVAAAAGGSLVNRYGRVLVTAGLTTVLVGLIAVDLVLPRVEGGATGWALALPLLVAGLGSGVVISPNVTLTLADVPVERAGTAGGLLQTGQRIGTAAGIALVGAVYFAFAEDAGASGAVWALRVAAGLVAVALLASALDLRARRHGQRVTPA
- the glnA gene encoding type I glutamate--ammonia ligase, whose protein sequence is MFSSADEVLSYIKDEDVKFVDIRFCDLPGVMQHFNVPAESVDEDFFSVGQMFDGSSIRGFQAIHESDMKLVPDPATAFIDPYRTEKTLVMNFSILDPFTDERYSRDPRNIASKAEEYLKSTGIADTAYFGAEAEFYVFDDVRFETKSNASYYYLDSIEAAWNTGREEEGGNKGYKTRYKGGYFPVSPVDHFADFRDKICLELKEVGLNVERSHHEVGTAGQMEINYRFNTLLHSGDDLMKFKYVVKNSAWAQGHTATFMPKPLFGDNGSGMHTHQSLWKDGEPLFYDERGYGGLSDLARWYIGGLLKHAPSLLAFTNPTVNSYHRLVPGYEAPVNLVYSARNRSACVRIPITGTSPKAKRIEFRVPDPSANPYLCFAAQLMAGLDGIKNRIEPPEPVDKDLYELPPEEHEAIQQVPGSLPAVLDALEADHEYLLEGDVFTEDLIATWIDYKRKNEVDPIRFRPHPHEFEMYFDI
- a CDS encoding RDD family protein, which codes for MVDRRDFGSWLEGPRARTTPGRWPGEQLGLPERGPGSIAGFGIRLVAVLIDWVVALFIASGLFRVPLPFTAQHTSGADSFITLGVFGVITLLLVGTLGFTIGHRVMGLQVRSLSGTGRVMPLQALARTVLLCIFVPAVIWDRDGRGLHDKIPNTVIVRTR
- a CDS encoding DUF4191 domain-containing protein is translated as MPRNPFARKKDGEATAPAEQKTGRIAQIRQVFTVSKQVDPLIGWYMLLAFLVTFGVLLLIGFLVSLPWIFGIFGVLFGILAATITLSRRAERAAYTQINGQAGAAGAALTSIRRGWYTDREPVAADVARPGDIASAAMVYRALGRPGVVLVGEGPTGRVQKLLAAEKKRVERVAPGVPVTVMRVGDGEGEVPLQKLSSKVQRLKPKITKDEMSLVNKRLKALGGMRAPLPGGVDPSRARMDRKALRGR
- the lipA gene encoding lipoyl synthase, producing the protein MTVAPDGRRLLRVEARNAETPIERKPEWIRTTAKMGPEFTALHSMVKSEGLHTVCQEAGCPNIFECWEDREATFLIGGDTCTRRCDFCDIATGRPQALDLDEPRRVAESVARMGLRYSTVTGVARDDQPDGAAGLYAETIRQIHLLNPNTGVEILPPDFGAVPELVSQVFDARPEVFAHNLETVPRIFKRIRPAFTYEKSLRVLTMAREAELVTKSNLILGMGETDAEIEEAIGDLHQAGCDILTITQYLRPSKLHHPIDRWVKPEEFVHWSDVAENLGFKGVMAGPLVRSSYRAGRLWATAMGKWGRPIPEHLAHLAQAAESPARQEAASLVARTAAAVS
- a CDS encoding ABC transporter permease subunit, giving the protein MSDDVATEVRPRAETRPRGTTWVGLVGVELRRLWWRRLTKVVLLAIVAFVGLSMLQIYGETKPSNVAAQIDSYNAYLRDMQSQEAALTPAQRAQQLAECRAQEAQARQNDPNIEFACDDSTTATLADFGVVEPDRESLVRKTAQALAYVLGFLAFLLAASFVAAELTTGAMGNWLTFQPRRLRVASTKLAAATLAGAAVALAGIGLTVLGVVGVTTVNRPGETLDLPPAPPGDGQPLSLVLLRVLAAVALGGLGGAVLGFITRSTAAVVGVVLAYVVVIESFVAPGMFGGRLQPWFLRVNIDAFLENGAMYNAQVCGPNSCQYTTLTHSFTHSWVYLLAVAVVGVVAALLVFRRRDVG
- a CDS encoding ABC transporter ATP-binding protein, which encodes MDVAVRTVDLRKTYLGRGGRRAAVEGLSLTVPHGGVHGFLGPNGSGKTTTIRMLLGLARPDSGTIEVFGRAVPRELPAVIDRVGAIVEAPKFFPTFSAGQNLRLLAAAIGVPAGRVDEVLEATRLSDRAGDRYAGFSLGMKQRLAIAATLLKDPDLLVFDEPTNGLDPAGIREVRDTMRSLGAEGKTVIVSSHILAEVEQVADTVSIIGHGRLLAEGTVADILGGSGTPRVRVGVRDHDRARQLLEADGLAVQTEGDELVVAVDDPSRVTRVLAGGGLYVSSLVPVRADLESAFLALTAGEGLGGEADRAAGGRMPGGRVEGAA
- the lipB gene encoding lipoyl(octanoyl) transferase LipB, translating into MRFVHLGLAPDYVDYEQAWQVQRDTHAKVVSGEQPDTVYLLEHAPVYTAGKRTEPQERPNDGTPVIDVDRGGKITWHGPGQITGYPIVRLPAPIDVVGYVRHLEEMMIRVCADFGVEAGRVAGESGTWVAADDRGPRRKIGAIGIRVSRQVAMHGFALNCDPDLSWGEVIIPCGIVGAGVTSLSFELGRDVPVTEVLPHVEKHLADILPTLRPNRRAEVPTG